A window from Jannaschia sp. S6380 encodes these proteins:
- a CDS encoding ABC transporter substrate-binding protein: protein MKYHLVAAAGAMALGAQGAAAQDLTVTSFGGAYGAAQQEHMIDPYMAESGVNILFEDYGGGVAEMKAQSESGNIQWDVVDIEVIDLERACSEGYVAVIDHSILPPGDDGTPAEEDFIPEALHECGVGNIVWSIIFAHADDAYPDGGPQTIADFFDTEAFPGKRGLRKRPQVNMEWALMADGVAPEEVYELLATEEGQQRAFDKLDTIKDDIVWYDSWSQAPVLLNDGGAQMVQSANGRIFAAIQDEDAPFTMVWDSHVYDLDVWAIMDGTEKEEEALDFIKFATRTVPLSGMQDVAYGPTRKSAQDLLPEEVKQDLPTAHLDEGLKADGVFWADFGESLGEKFNEWLLQ from the coding sequence ATGAAGTATCATCTAGTGGCAGCGGCCGGCGCGATGGCGCTCGGCGCGCAGGGCGCGGCGGCGCAGGATCTGACCGTCACGTCCTTCGGCGGCGCCTATGGCGCGGCCCAGCAGGAGCATATGATCGACCCCTATATGGCCGAGTCCGGCGTCAACATCCTGTTCGAGGACTATGGCGGCGGCGTGGCCGAGATGAAGGCCCAGAGCGAGTCGGGCAACATCCAGTGGGACGTGGTCGATATCGAGGTCATCGACCTGGAGCGGGCCTGTTCGGAAGGATATGTCGCGGTCATCGACCACTCGATCCTGCCGCCCGGCGATGACGGGACCCCGGCCGAGGAGGATTTCATCCCCGAGGCGCTGCACGAATGCGGCGTGGGCAACATCGTCTGGTCGATCATCTTCGCCCATGCCGACGACGCCTATCCCGATGGCGGGCCCCAGACGATCGCCGACTTCTTCGACACCGAGGCGTTCCCCGGCAAGCGCGGGCTGCGCAAGCGGCCGCAGGTCAACATGGAATGGGCGCTGATGGCCGATGGCGTCGCGCCCGAGGAGGTCTATGAGCTTCTGGCCACGGAGGAAGGGCAGCAGCGTGCCTTCGACAAGCTCGACACGATCAAGGACGACATCGTCTGGTACGACAGCTGGTCGCAGGCGCCCGTCCTTCTGAACGACGGCGGTGCGCAGATGGTGCAGTCGGCCAACGGTCGCATCTTCGCCGCGATCCAGGACGAGGACGCGCCCTTCACGATGGTCTGGGACAGCCATGTCTACGATCTGGACGTCTGGGCCATTATGGACGGGACCGAGAAGGAAGAGGAGGCGCTGGATTTCATCAAGTTCGCCACGCGGACGGTTCCGCTGTCGGGCATGCAGGATGTCGCCTACGGCCCGACGCGCAAGTCGGCGCAGGACCTGCTGCCGGAGGAGGTAAAGCAGGACCTGCCGACCGCGCATCTCGACGAGGGGCTGAAGGCCGACGGTGTCTTCTGGGCCGATTTCGGCGAGTCGCTGGGCGAGAAGTTCAACGAGTGGCTGCTGCAATAG
- a CDS encoding ABC transporter permease, producing the protein MGDITASPLTRTEDALGAEDARNAARELRAQRLRAFLFVLPLLIFIAFAFVAPIASMLFRSAYNPTVAELVPASLEAIEDWDGEGRPPDAVLTQFAQDLKRLANDRTSGQLAEEINRFLPGTSSVVKSTARQLRRADDAALAADGPALLLEANDAWGEPGIWRALRKAGQVYSASYYLTALDLETTRDGSIQPRDTRIYLQLYGKTLWMAFIITVLTLVLGYPLAFHMAHSSTAHANFLMVFVLLPFWTSLLVRTTSWIALLQTNGVVNSTLMALGVTNNPLELLYTQFSTIIAMTHILLPFMVLPLYSVMRGIDPSYMRAAMSMGSRPIPAFLRIYLPMSLPGLSAGALLVFIISVGYYITPALVGGTDGQMISNIIAFHMQQSNNWELAAALGSLLLVLIVALYWLYDRFVGAGNIKLG; encoded by the coding sequence ATGGGGGACATCACGGCATCACCGCTGACCCGGACCGAGGACGCCCTCGGCGCCGAGGACGCGCGGAATGCCGCGCGCGAGCTGCGGGCACAGCGGCTGCGCGCCTTTCTGTTCGTCCTGCCGCTTCTGATCTTCATCGCCTTCGCCTTCGTCGCGCCCATCGCGTCGATGCTGTTCCGCAGCGCCTACAACCCGACCGTGGCCGAGTTGGTCCCCGCTTCGCTGGAAGCGATCGAGGACTGGGATGGCGAGGGCCGGCCCCCCGACGCCGTCCTGACGCAGTTCGCCCAGGATCTGAAGCGTCTCGCCAACGATCGCACCTCCGGGCAGCTGGCCGAGGAGATCAACCGCTTCCTGCCGGGCACGTCGAGTGTGGTGAAATCGACCGCCCGCCAGCTGCGCCGCGCGGACGACGCCGCGCTGGCCGCCGACGGCCCCGCGCTGCTGCTGGAGGCCAACGACGCCTGGGGCGAGCCCGGTATCTGGCGCGCGCTTCGCAAGGCCGGCCAGGTCTATAGCGCGAGCTACTACCTGACGGCCCTGGACCTGGAGACCACGCGGGACGGATCGATCCAGCCGCGTGATACGCGGATCTATCTGCAACTCTATGGCAAGACGCTGTGGATGGCCTTCATCATCACGGTTCTGACGTTGGTCCTCGGCTATCCGTTGGCCTTCCACATGGCCCACAGTTCGACGGCGCATGCCAACTTCCTGATGGTTTTCGTCCTTCTGCCGTTCTGGACCTCGCTCCTGGTCCGCACCACCTCCTGGATCGCGCTGTTGCAGACCAACGGCGTGGTCAACTCGACGCTGATGGCCCTGGGTGTCACCAACAACCCGCTGGAGCTTCTCTACACGCAGTTCTCCACGATCATCGCGATGACGCATATCCTGCTGCCGTTCATGGTGCTGCCGCTCTATTCGGTCATGCGGGGGATCGACCCCAGCTACATGCGTGCCGCCATGTCCATGGGCAGCCGCCCGATCCCCGCCTTCCTGCGCATCTACCTGCCCATGAGCCTGCCCGGATTGTCGGCCGGCGCGCTGCTCGTCTTCATCATCTCGGTCGGCTACTACATCACGCCGGCCCTGGTCGGCGGCACGGACGGGCAGATGATTTCCAACATCATCGCCTTCCACATGCAACAGTCGAACAACTGGGAACTCGCGGCGGCGCTGGGCTCGCTCCTGCTGGTGCTGATCGTGGCCCTCTACTGGCTCTACGACCGCTTCGTCGGCGCCGGCAACATCAAACTGGGATAG
- a CDS encoding ABC transporter permease, with protein MRRFPEYFTIWHIAGHYALRITAYLVLAFLILPILVIVPLSFNAEPFFTFTEGMLSLDPDAYSLRWYEEILTDQKWTLAIRNSFIIGVAAAILATVLGTVAAVGLASPRMPFKRLITALLLSPMIVPLIIIAAGMFFFYTSFGLVGTFPGLIIAHAALGVPFVIITVTATLSGFDRSLFSAGLSLGASPVRVFWDVVIPLIRPGVISGGLFAFVTSFDEVVLVLFLAGPEQRTIPRQMFSGLREQINPTILAVATLLVVLSMALLVTLEVLRRRSERLRGAE; from the coding sequence ATGCGGCGGTTCCCCGAGTACTTCACGATCTGGCACATCGCAGGCCACTATGCGCTGCGGATCACGGCCTACCTGGTGCTGGCGTTCCTGATCCTGCCGATCCTGGTGATCGTGCCGCTCTCCTTCAACGCCGAGCCGTTCTTCACCTTCACCGAGGGGATGCTGTCGCTCGACCCCGACGCCTATTCGCTGCGCTGGTACGAGGAAATCCTGACGGATCAGAAATGGACGCTGGCGATCCGGAACAGCTTCATCATCGGGGTCGCGGCGGCGATCCTGGCGACGGTACTGGGGACGGTCGCGGCGGTCGGGCTGGCCTCGCCCCGGATGCCGTTCAAGCGGCTGATCACGGCGCTGCTGCTGTCGCCGATGATCGTGCCGCTGATCATCATCGCGGCGGGCATGTTCTTCTTCTACACGAGCTTCGGCCTTGTCGGGACCTTTCCGGGCCTCATCATCGCCCATGCCGCGCTCGGCGTGCCCTTCGTCATCATCACCGTGACGGCGACGCTGTCGGGCTTCGACCGATCGCTCTTCAGCGCGGGGCTGAGCCTGGGCGCATCGCCGGTGCGGGTGTTCTGGGATGTCGTGATCCCGTTGATCCGTCCGGGCGTGATTTCCGGCGGGCTCTTCGCCTTCGTGACCTCGTTCGACGAAGTCGTCCTCGTCCTGTTCCTCGCCGGGCCCGAGCAGCGCACGATCCCGCGTCAGATGTTCTCGGGCCTGCGCGAACAGATCAACCCCACGATCCTTGCCGTGGCAACGCTGCTGGTGGTGCTGTCGATGGCGCTGCTCGTGACGCTGGAGGTCCTGCGCCGCAGATCCGAAAGGCTGCGCGGCGCGGAATAG